In the Thermodesulfovibrio yellowstonii DSM 11347 genome, one interval contains:
- the nifE gene encoding nitrogenase iron-molybdenum cofactor biosynthesis protein NifE produces the protein MYLETIEKKSEEKQRKHKVCRSRGGESCAFDGAMIVLQPIADAVHLVHGPISCSANSWEGRGTLSDRGSFHKRGFTTDLRELDLIVGSEQRLLKVIEEIIEETNPQAVFVYSTCVTGLLGEDLERICRDAEKKFGVDIIPVNAPGFIGPKNLGNRIAGEVLLDYVIGREEPSFTTDRDINIIGEYNIAGDQYLIEPLLEEAGFRILSRITGNSTYREIKWAHRAKLNVIVCSRALVNIGIEMEKKYGIPYVEVSFFGKTETTQALRKIASFLDKEGTLTEKVERLIQREEEKLEEGLKRYGNLIGKRAVLYTGGVKSWSMVSALKDIGIEVVGVGTKKSTYDDEEKIKELVSEDCLLFEDTSPANILKIMKDKKAEILVAGGRNLYLGVKEGIPFVDVNQERHRAYAGYRGLLNLAEDISRAIEFYSKDKSNRRPLSIKLKKGFIDPLKNSPFVGAAMALQGIDRTVPLLHTAQGCNFIGKVLLIKHFREPIVMNTTKLFTEEVVMGGEEKLKSNILNFKNKGAQLVAVITGALSHMKGEDIEAVITPLRDETFKVPHIPIPDYEGSLEYGYAKAVEGILSLIPECACRKKRGQINVVTGGHLTPADFSELREIVELFGLKPLILPDLSQLDGSRGFSGITKGGITLSEIEDMASSEFTVVIGRSLKGAGEILKEKFGIEYKVFDSLMGVNSNDEFFEFLSFLSGREVPEKIKRQRRILIDGMRDAQFYVAGRKAAVATEPDLALGLSEILNEAGLDLELVVLPIGGEILEKIQSKEVLIGSLYDLEGDFELLLSNSHAEEKARKLEVVLLEIGFPVYKSLGLTHKVTIGYRGSLNLINEMANLLLRKEVH, from the coding sequence GTGTATCTTGAGACAATAGAAAAAAAGAGCGAAGAAAAACAGCGGAAACACAAAGTATGTCGCTCAAGGGGTGGTGAGTCCTGTGCCTTTGATGGAGCAATGATTGTGCTACAGCCCATTGCCGATGCAGTCCATTTAGTTCACGGTCCCATATCCTGCTCAGCTAACTCATGGGAAGGAAGGGGAACTCTATCAGACAGGGGTTCTTTCCATAAAAGGGGATTTACCACAGACCTAAGGGAGCTTGACCTTATCGTAGGAAGTGAGCAGAGGCTTCTTAAAGTAATAGAGGAGATTATAGAAGAGACTAATCCTCAGGCAGTATTTGTTTACTCAACCTGTGTTACAGGTTTACTCGGTGAGGACTTAGAGAGAATTTGTAGAGATGCCGAGAAAAAATTTGGAGTAGACATAATCCCCGTCAATGCACCTGGTTTCATCGGACCTAAGAACTTGGGAAACCGTATTGCCGGAGAGGTTTTGCTCGATTACGTAATAGGCAGAGAAGAGCCATCCTTTACAACTGATAGAGACATTAACATAATTGGCGAGTATAACATTGCCGGAGACCAATACCTTATTGAACCCCTACTTGAGGAAGCTGGATTTAGGATTCTTTCAAGAATAACTGGTAACTCTACCTACAGAGAGATAAAATGGGCACATAGAGCAAAGCTAAATGTGATTGTCTGTAGCCGAGCCCTTGTAAACATTGGAATTGAAATGGAGAAAAAATATGGAATTCCCTATGTGGAAGTCTCCTTTTTCGGAAAAACCGAGACTACTCAGGCATTAAGAAAGATAGCGAGTTTTCTCGATAAAGAGGGAACTTTAACTGAAAAAGTAGAGAGACTGATTCAGAGGGAGGAGGAAAAGCTTGAAGAGGGCTTAAAGAGATATGGAAACCTGATTGGTAAAAGGGCAGTCCTATACACAGGTGGAGTTAAGTCCTGGTCTATGGTTTCAGCTTTAAAGGACATAGGTATAGAGGTTGTAGGAGTAGGCACAAAAAAGAGCACCTATGACGATGAAGAGAAGATAAAGGAACTTGTAAGTGAAGACTGCCTGCTCTTTGAGGATACTTCGCCGGCAAATATTTTGAAAATTATGAAAGATAAGAAGGCAGAGATTCTTGTTGCCGGTGGAAGAAACCTATATCTCGGCGTTAAAGAGGGAATTCCTTTTGTTGACGTCAATCAGGAACGTCATAGGGCATACGCAGGCTACAGAGGACTCCTTAATCTTGCCGAAGATATAAGTAGAGCCATTGAATTTTACTCAAAAGATAAAAGTAATAGGAGACCACTATCAATAAAGTTAAAGAAGGGCTTTATAGACCCCCTTAAGAACTCTCCTTTTGTTGGTGCTGCTATGGCTTTGCAGGGAATAGACAGGACGGTGCCACTTCTACATACTGCACAGGGATGTAACTTCATTGGAAAGGTATTGCTTATAAAGCATTTTCGGGAACCGATAGTGATGAACACAACAAAGCTCTTTACTGAAGAAGTGGTCATGGGAGGAGAGGAAAAGCTAAAGAGCAATATTCTGAACTTTAAAAATAAGGGTGCCCAATTAGTTGCTGTAATTACCGGAGCTCTATCCCACATGAAAGGAGAGGACATTGAGGCTGTAATAACTCCACTAAGGGATGAGACCTTTAAAGTCCCACACATACCAATTCCTGATTATGAGGGTTCTCTTGAGTATGGTTATGCAAAGGCAGTTGAAGGAATTTTGAGTCTTATTCCTGAGTGTGCTTGCAGAAAGAAAAGGGGACAGATAAACGTTGTTACAGGAGGACATCTTACACCTGCTGATTTTTCCGAATTAAGGGAGATTGTTGAACTTTTCGGCTTAAAACCTCTTATTTTACCAGACCTTTCTCAGCTTGATGGAAGCAGAGGCTTTTCAGGAATTACTAAGGGAGGTATAACTCTCTCAGAGATAGAAGATATGGCTTCCTCAGAATTTACCGTAGTAATAGGAAGAAGCTTGAAGGGTGCAGGAGAGATACTTAAAGAAAAATTTGGAATTGAATACAAAGTCTTCGATAGCCTTATGGGAGTAAACTCAAATGATGAATTTTTCGAGTTTCTTTCCTTTTTAAGCGGCAGGGAGGTACCTGAGAAGATTAAAAGACAAAGAAGAATACTAATTGACGGTATGAGAGATGCCCAGTTTTATGTGGCAGGAAGGAAGGCTGCAGTAGCTACAGAGCCTGATTTGGCATTAGGGCTTTCTGAAATTCTAAATGAAGCAGGATTAGATTTAGAGCTTGTTGTGCTTCCAATAGGCGGTGAAATTTTAGAGAAAATTCAGTCTAAGGAAGTCCTAATTGGAAGTCTCTATGACCTTGAAGGTGATTTTGAACTCCTTCTTTCAAACAGTCATGCCGAGGAGAAAGCAAGGAAGTTGGAAGTAGTGCTACTTGAGATAGGTTTTCCTGTTTACAAGAGCTTGGGATTAACTCACAAGGTCACAATTGGTTACAGGGGTAGCCTGAATCTTATAAACGAAATGGCTAATTTGTTGCTAAGAAAGGAGGTGCACTGA
- the nifH gene encoding nitrogenase iron protein, producing MRQIAIYGKGGIGKSTTTQNTVAALAEAGYKCMIVGCDPKADATRLILHKKSQATVMDLARERGSVEDLELDEVLLEGFKGVKCVESGGPEPGVGCAGRGVITAINFLEENGAYTPELDFVFYDVLGDVVCGGFAMPIREGKAREIYIVTSGEMMAIYAANNISRGILKYAQSGGVRLGGIICNSRKVDKEYDLVSEFAVKLGTRLLHFIPRDNMVQKAELNRMTVVEYAPAHPQADEYRDLAKKIAENKNLYIPTPLTMDQLEGLLAKYGFLE from the coding sequence ATGAGACAGATAGCAATTTACGGAAAAGGTGGTATTGGTAAATCAACAACCACTCAAAATACTGTTGCTGCTTTAGCAGAAGCAGGATATAAATGCATGATTGTAGGTTGTGATCCTAAGGCAGATGCTACGAGGCTGATTCTTCACAAAAAAAGTCAGGCAACAGTGATGGATTTAGCACGAGAGAGAGGCTCAGTAGAAGATCTTGAACTTGATGAAGTATTACTTGAAGGATTTAAAGGGGTTAAATGCGTTGAATCAGGTGGACCTGAGCCAGGAGTTGGCTGTGCTGGTAGAGGAGTAATAACGGCAATTAATTTCCTTGAGGAAAATGGAGCATATACCCCCGAGCTTGACTTTGTCTTTTATGATGTTCTTGGTGATGTTGTTTGTGGAGGCTTTGCAATGCCCATAAGAGAGGGAAAGGCAAGGGAAATTTACATAGTCACATCAGGTGAGATGATGGCAATTTATGCAGCAAACAATATTTCAAGGGGTATTTTAAAGTATGCCCAGAGTGGAGGGGTAAGACTTGGAGGCATAATCTGTAATTCAAGAAAAGTAGATAAAGAATATGACCTCGTTTCTGAGTTCGCAGTGAAACTTGGAACTCGACTTCTTCATTTTATTCCAAGAGACAATATGGTTCAGAAGGCAGAACTTAACAGGATGACTGTAGTTGAGTATGCACCTGCCCATCCCCAAGCTGATGAATACAGAGATCTGGCAAAAAAAATTGCTGAAAATAAGAATCTGTACATTCCAACTCCTCTTACAATGGATCAACTTGAGGGGTTATTAGCAAAGTATGGATTTTTAGAATAG
- the nifD gene encoding nitrogenase molybdenum-iron protein alpha chain, whose translation MLRVIEQDTEKLIEKIIENYPEKTKKERKKHLIYNDPECTSSICQIKSNVKSRPGVMTSRGCAYAGSKGVVWGPIKDMIHISHGPVGCGQYSWWSRRNYYTGKTGINAFGAMHITSDFQENDIVFGGDKKLEQLCREIREIFPLAKGISIQCECPVGLIGDDIESVARKMTKELGIPVIPVRCEGFRGISQSLGHHIANDSIRDWVLGKVKGILEKETPYDVLILGDYNIGGEAWSSRKILEEMGLRVIAQIPGDCTLNELTNMPRPKLILVHCYRSTNYIARYLEENFGIPWMEYNFFGPTKIYESMRKIAKRFDDKIVEQTERVIERYKPLMDSVIEQYRPRLEGKRVMLYVGGLRPRHIVGAYEDLGMVVVATGYEFAHRDDYERTYPELPKNSLIYDDPPHYELENFADALKPDLVGSGIKEKYVYHKMGIPFRQMHSWDYSGPYHGFDGFPVFARDMDMAVNNPSWKLIRRKGR comes from the coding sequence ATGCTAAGAGTAATTGAGCAGGATACAGAAAAATTAATAGAAAAAATTATTGAAAATTATCCTGAAAAAACAAAGAAAGAAAGGAAAAAACATCTAATCTATAACGATCCTGAATGTACCTCTTCTATTTGCCAGATAAAATCAAATGTAAAGAGCCGTCCTGGTGTAATGACCTCCCGTGGATGTGCCTATGCAGGCTCAAAGGGTGTTGTATGGGGTCCTATAAAGGATATGATTCACATAAGTCATGGTCCTGTTGGTTGCGGTCAGTATAGCTGGTGGTCAAGGAGAAATTATTACACTGGTAAAACAGGTATAAATGCCTTTGGTGCAATGCATATTACCTCTGATTTTCAGGAAAATGACATTGTCTTTGGAGGAGATAAAAAGCTTGAACAACTTTGCAGAGAGATTAGGGAGATTTTTCCTTTAGCTAAAGGTATTAGCATTCAGTGCGAATGTCCAGTAGGTCTAATCGGCGATGATATTGAAAGTGTTGCCCGTAAAATGACAAAGGAACTTGGAATACCTGTGATTCCTGTAAGATGCGAGGGTTTCCGTGGGATAAGTCAGTCCCTTGGACATCACATTGCCAATGACAGCATTAGAGATTGGGTTTTGGGTAAGGTTAAGGGAATTCTTGAAAAGGAGACTCCCTATGATGTTCTTATTCTTGGGGACTACAACATTGGTGGTGAGGCATGGTCTTCAAGAAAGATTCTTGAGGAGATGGGATTGAGAGTTATTGCCCAGATTCCAGGGGATTGCACTCTCAATGAGCTTACAAACATGCCAAGACCGAAGCTTATTCTGGTTCACTGCTACAGGTCAACAAACTACATTGCCAGATATCTTGAGGAGAATTTTGGAATTCCCTGGATGGAGTATAACTTCTTTGGTCCCACAAAGATATACGAAAGCATGAGAAAGATTGCCAAAAGATTTGACGACAAAATAGTTGAGCAGACTGAAAGGGTCATTGAAAGATATAAACCCCTAATGGATTCAGTTATTGAACAGTATAGACCACGCCTTGAAGGAAAAAGAGTCATGCTCTATGTGGGAGGACTCCGTCCAAGACACATTGTCGGTGCCTATGAGGACTTGGGAATGGTTGTTGTTGCCACAGGTTATGAGTTTGCCCACAGAGATGACTATGAAAGAACCTATCCAGAGCTTCCTAAGAACTCTCTCATATACGATGACCCTCCCCATTACGAACTTGAGAACTTTGCCGATGCATTGAAGCCTGACTTGGTAGGCTCGGGAATAAAGGAAAAATATGTCTACCATAAGATGGGAATTCCTTTCAGACAGATGCATTCTTGGGATTACTCTGGTCCCTATCACGGCTTTGATGGTTTTCCTGTTTTTGCCCGAGACATGGACATGGCAGTAAATAACCCCTCATGGAAGCTTATAAGGAGGAAAGGAAGATGA
- the hydG gene encoding [FeFe] hydrogenase H-cluster radical SAM maturase HydG gives MKAVLAKEEKNWINSVIKEEEIEKYMEGGRDFIDDEEIWEKLKQNQNPEPSRIRDILQKSLSIETLLSDETAALLNLKDPELWQEVFDVAAKVKKKVYDNRIVTFAPLYCGNLCVNNCVYCGFRRDNHVIKRRVLTLEEVKREAEVLAGEIGHKRLIVVYGEHPATGVHYIRDTIETIYSVKVKTKNGYGQIRRVNVNAAPMSIDELKMLKEVGIGTYQVFQETYHHDTYAKLHPKGTIKHHYQWRLYCHHRALEAGVDDVALGVLFGLYDWRFEVMGLVYHARELEKRFGIGPHTISFPRLEPAANTPFVQETRYKVSDEDFKKLIAVIRLSVPYTGMILTAREPAHIRREIIASGMITQTDASTKIGIGAYSDRYTEQELERQQFEIGDPRSLDEVIRELAEMGFITSFCTAGYRCGRTGDRIMSLLKTGKEAVFCKLNAVLTFREWLDDFASEQTKEAGEKVIQKELDELKAKVPHKVYNKLIEYYGRIKNGERDLYF, from the coding sequence ATGAAAGCTGTTTTAGCAAAAGAGGAAAAAAACTGGATAAACAGCGTGATTAAGGAAGAAGAGATAGAAAAGTATATGGAAGGCGGGAGGGACTTCATAGACGATGAGGAAATCTGGGAAAAACTAAAGCAAAATCAGAATCCAGAACCATCCCGAATAAGGGATATACTTCAGAAATCCCTTTCAATTGAAACACTTCTTTCCGATGAGACAGCAGCTTTGCTTAATCTTAAAGACCCGGAACTCTGGCAAGAGGTTTTTGATGTAGCAGCAAAGGTAAAGAAAAAGGTTTATGACAACAGAATTGTCACATTCGCACCTCTTTACTGTGGAAATCTATGTGTGAATAACTGCGTTTACTGTGGTTTCAGAAGAGACAATCATGTGATTAAAAGAAGGGTGCTAACTCTTGAAGAAGTAAAAAGAGAGGCAGAGGTGCTTGCTGGTGAGATAGGACATAAAAGACTTATTGTTGTTTACGGTGAGCATCCTGCAACAGGAGTTCATTACATAAGAGATACGATAGAGACTATTTACTCTGTCAAGGTAAAAACAAAAAACGGATACGGGCAGATAAGAAGGGTTAATGTGAATGCCGCACCAATGAGCATAGATGAGTTAAAGATGCTTAAGGAAGTTGGAATCGGCACATATCAGGTCTTTCAGGAGACCTATCATCATGACACATACGCAAAGCTTCATCCTAAGGGAACAATTAAACACCACTATCAATGGAGGCTTTACTGCCATCACAGAGCCCTTGAAGCGGGAGTTGATGATGTGGCATTGGGAGTACTTTTTGGACTTTATGACTGGAGATTTGAGGTTATGGGACTTGTCTATCATGCAAGGGAGCTTGAGAAACGCTTTGGAATCGGTCCCCATACAATTTCTTTCCCACGGCTTGAGCCTGCAGCAAACACTCCCTTTGTGCAGGAGACAAGATATAAAGTTTCCGATGAGGACTTCAAAAAACTCATTGCAGTGATAAGACTTTCTGTTCCCTACACAGGCATGATACTTACTGCCCGAGAGCCTGCTCACATAAGAAGAGAAATCATAGCTTCAGGAATGATAACCCAGACAGATGCATCCACAAAAATAGGAATTGGTGCATACTCTGACCGTTACACAGAACAGGAGCTTGAGCGACAGCAGTTTGAGATTGGAGACCCCCGTAGCCTTGACGAAGTAATCAGAGAACTTGCAGAGATGGGTTTTATTACAAGCTTTTGCACAGCCGGTTACAGATGTGGAAGAACAGGAGATAGAATAATGAGTTTGCTTAAGACAGGAAAAGAGGCAGTATTCTGTAAACTCAATGCAGTGCTTACTTTCAGAGAATGGCTTGATGACTTTGCCTCTGAGCAGACAAAGGAGGCAGGAGAGAAAGTTATTCAGAAGGAGCTTGACGAGTTAAAGGCAAAAGTGCCTCATAAAGTTTACAACAAGCTCATTGAATACTACGGGAGGATTAAAAATGGCGAAAGAGACCTATATTTCTAA
- the hydF gene encoding [FeFe] hydrogenase H-cluster maturation GTPase HydF yields the protein MSVPKSQRLHIALFGRTNAGKSSLINALTGQSLAIVSDVPGTTTDPVAKAMEILPLGPVVLIDTAGIDDVGKLGELRKKKSYEVLDKTDLVLLVIDPEKGFGEFERDIVKKAEETGTPLIYVVNKIDIHPEAKKYELPEPKVFVSALTAEGIVELKQTIVNNAPKDWTLPTVLGDLINPGDVVICVIPVDKAAPKGRLILPQQIVIRDIIDNEAIAMVVKERELLYALSLLNKRPSLVVTDASVYNKVAADTPADIRLTSFSILFARYKGDLQTLVEGVLTVKKLKPGDKVLIAEACTHHPVEDDIGRVKIPRWLRAQVGGEVEIEVKAGSGPLPDNLTEYSLIVHCGACMLNRKEMLSRILQAKRAGVPIVNYGVIMAHIHGVLHRALSPFPHLQGMIDEAEKEVKAEIEILKKITERAIYE from the coding sequence ATGAGTGTGCCAAAAAGTCAGAGACTTCATATAGCTCTCTTTGGAAGGACAAATGCAGGAAAATCATCCCTTATAAACGCTCTCACTGGTCAGTCTCTCGCGATTGTATCTGATGTTCCCGGAACAACTACAGACCCTGTAGCAAAAGCCATGGAGATTCTTCCTCTTGGACCGGTTGTTCTTATTGATACAGCAGGAATTGATGATGTGGGAAAACTTGGTGAATTAAGAAAAAAGAAATCCTATGAAGTGCTTGATAAGACAGACCTTGTTTTACTTGTAATTGACCCTGAAAAAGGGTTTGGAGAGTTTGAAAGGGATATAGTGAAAAAAGCAGAAGAAACAGGGACTCCCTTGATTTATGTTGTAAATAAAATAGATATCCATCCAGAAGCTAAGAAGTATGAGTTGCCTGAACCTAAGGTTTTTGTAAGTGCCCTGACAGCTGAAGGCATAGTTGAGCTTAAACAGACTATAGTAAACAATGCTCCAAAAGACTGGACTCTTCCTACAGTCTTGGGAGACTTGATAAATCCCGGAGATGTAGTAATATGCGTAATTCCCGTTGACAAGGCTGCACCCAAAGGAAGACTAATTCTTCCTCAGCAGATTGTGATAAGAGACATTATTGACAACGAGGCAATCGCTATGGTTGTAAAAGAAAGAGAGTTGCTTTATGCCCTAAGTTTACTCAATAAAAGACCTTCACTTGTAGTTACTGATGCCTCTGTTTACAATAAAGTTGCAGCAGATACACCCGCAGACATAAGGCTTACATCATTTTCAATTCTTTTTGCCCGTTACAAAGGAGATTTGCAGACACTTGTTGAGGGTGTTCTAACTGTAAAAAAACTAAAGCCAGGAGATAAAGTGCTCATAGCAGAGGCATGCACCCATCATCCTGTGGAGGATGACATTGGAAGAGTAAAAATTCCCCGCTGGCTAAGGGCACAGGTTGGAGGTGAGGTTGAGATTGAGGTAAAAGCTGGTAGTGGTCCACTTCCTGATAATCTCACTGAATACAGTCTCATTGTTCATTGTGGTGCCTGCATGCTCAATCGAAAGGAGATGCTTAGTAGAATTCTACAGGCTAAGCGGGCTGGTGTTCCTATTGTCAATTATGGTGTGATAATGGCTCACATTCACGGAGTTCTTCATAGGGCACTTTCTCCTTTTCCACACCTTCAGGGAATGATAGATGAAGCAGAAAAGGAGGTAAAAGCAGAGATAGAAATTTTAAAGAAAATAACAGAAAGAGCAATTTATGAATAG
- the nifK gene encoding nitrogenase molybdenum-iron protein subunit beta produces MKVQDHVKLYRREDYEKLFRDKREFECPYSEEEVKKVDEYTKTEEYKEKNFNRKALTINPAKACQPLGAVLCALGFKDTMPFVHGSQGCVAYFRSHLSRHFKEPVPAVSTSMTEDAAVFGGLSNMIEGLENAYALYKPKMFAISTTCMAEVIGDDLNAFIKKAKQQGIIPEDLPTPYANTPSFTGSHINGYDAMLKGILSYATQGLRTIKGEKINLILGFDTYSGNYREIRRMLNLMEVPHIILADISDSLDSPNYGDYEMYPGGTSLEELKDSINSKATIALQKYSTLKTGEFIKESWGQSFVNIPYPVGIRNTDLFIDTVKELTGKEIPQELIEERGRVVDAIIDSYAYIHGKRFALIGDPDLLLGLLSFILELGGIPVHIVCTNGDEDFEREAYEILKREPLFGSEGKVYIKKDMWHLRSLLFTEPVDLLIGNSYCKALWKDTGIPLIRVGFPIFDRHHMHRYPILGYQGALNLLTLMVNTVLDELDRETKDSPSFDVIR; encoded by the coding sequence ATGAAAGTTCAAGACCATGTAAAACTATACAGGAGAGAAGACTATGAAAAACTCTTCAGAGACAAAAGGGAGTTTGAATGCCCTTACTCTGAAGAGGAGGTAAAGAAGGTTGACGAGTATACAAAGACAGAGGAATACAAAGAGAAAAACTTTAACCGTAAGGCGCTTACAATCAATCCAGCTAAGGCATGCCAACCCCTTGGTGCAGTGCTATGTGCCTTAGGATTTAAGGACACTATGCCCTTTGTTCATGGCTCCCAAGGATGTGTTGCCTACTTTAGAAGCCACTTAAGCAGACATTTTAAAGAGCCTGTGCCTGCAGTTTCTACGTCAATGACTGAGGATGCTGCCGTATTCGGCGGCTTAAGTAACATGATTGAGGGGCTTGAGAATGCCTATGCCCTATATAAACCAAAGATGTTTGCAATTTCTACAACCTGTATGGCTGAGGTAATAGGGGATGACCTTAATGCCTTCATAAAAAAGGCAAAGCAGCAGGGTATTATTCCCGAAGACTTACCAACTCCTTATGCAAATACTCCAAGTTTTACAGGCTCTCACATAAACGGCTATGATGCCATGCTTAAAGGGATATTGAGTTACGCCACACAGGGATTGAGGACTATAAAGGGAGAAAAAATTAACCTAATTCTTGGCTTTGACACCTATTCAGGAAACTACAGAGAAATAAGGAGAATGCTAAATTTAATGGAAGTTCCCCATATAATTCTTGCAGACATAAGCGATAGCCTTGATTCTCCAAACTACGGTGATTACGAAATGTATCCAGGTGGAACTTCTCTCGAAGAATTAAAGGATTCTATAAACTCAAAGGCGACCATCGCCCTTCAGAAGTATTCAACCCTTAAAACAGGTGAATTCATAAAGGAATCCTGGGGACAGTCCTTTGTAAACATTCCCTATCCTGTAGGAATTAGAAACACAGACCTATTTATTGATACAGTGAAAGAACTCACAGGAAAAGAGATTCCTCAGGAACTAATTGAGGAGAGAGGTAGAGTAGTTGATGCAATTATTGACTCCTATGCCTATATTCATGGAAAACGATTTGCCCTTATTGGAGACCCTGACTTACTTCTTGGACTCCTTAGCTTTATTCTTGAACTTGGAGGAATTCCTGTTCATATTGTTTGCACTAATGGAGACGAAGACTTTGAAAGGGAAGCCTATGAAATTCTTAAGAGAGAACCACTCTTTGGTTCAGAAGGAAAGGTTTACATAAAAAAGGACATGTGGCATCTTAGGTCTCTTCTTTTTACTGAACCTGTTGACCTTCTGATTGGTAATTCTTACTGTAAAGCTCTCTGGAAAGACACTGGAATACCATTAATCAGAGTAGGCTTTCCGATTTTTGACAGACATCATATGCATAGATATCCAATCCTCGGTTATCAGGGAGCCCTCAACCTTCTTACATTAATGGTAAACACTGTTCTTGATGAGCTCGACAGGGAAACAAAGGATTCACCAAGCTTTGATGTAATTAGATAG
- the hydE gene encoding [FeFe] hydrogenase H-cluster radical SAM maturase HydE produces the protein MNSHEISALTSSKNKTSLKDWILYLLRELPFEELARMADDVRKQVHGDTVHLRAIIEFSNYCKCNCLFCGIRRENRKLPRYRMKEEEIVKVATEAVKEGFKTIVLQSGEEPFWNAERLSKVVREIKKLNVAVTLSVGELSYNDYVVLREAGADRYLLKFETSDEKLFRRLKPDTTLDRRIQCLRWLKKLGYETGSGIIVGLPGQSIESLAEDIALMKELELDMIGIGPFIPHPDTPLTSYPFGDPLLTLKVLAITRLILPKANLPATTALGSLSSSMRIKAFYCGANVIMPDVTSEIYRNLYEIYPGKTQGKNSYSYWKDTLKSVGRDVS, from the coding sequence ATGAATAGCCATGAAATTTCGGCTTTAACATCAAGTAAAAATAAGACCTCTCTTAAAGACTGGATACTTTATCTTTTAAGAGAGCTTCCTTTTGAGGAATTGGCTCGGATGGCTGATGATGTGAGAAAGCAGGTTCACGGAGATACAGTCCATCTTAGAGCAATAATAGAGTTTTCAAACTACTGTAAGTGTAACTGTCTTTTCTGTGGAATAAGAAGGGAAAACAGGAAACTCCCTCGTTACAGGATGAAAGAAGAAGAAATAGTTAAGGTAGCTACAGAGGCTGTAAAGGAAGGCTTCAAAACTATTGTTTTACAATCTGGAGAAGAGCCCTTCTGGAATGCTGAAAGACTGAGTAAAGTTGTAAGAGAGATTAAAAAACTCAATGTGGCAGTAACTTTGTCTGTAGGTGAGTTAAGTTACAATGATTACGTGGTCCTCAGAGAGGCTGGCGCAGATAGATACCTACTTAAGTTTGAAACTTCCGATGAAAAACTTTTCAGAAGACTCAAACCTGATACAACCTTAGACAGAAGAATTCAATGTCTCAGATGGCTTAAAAAGCTCGGCTATGAAACAGGCTCAGGCATCATAGTAGGACTTCCGGGACAAAGCATTGAGTCCCTTGCAGAGGATATAGCTCTTATGAAGGAGCTTGAACTTGACATGATTGGCATAGGACCATTTATCCCTCATCCAGACACACCTTTAACCTCATATCCTTTTGGTGATCCCCTCTTAACTCTAAAAGTTTTAGCCATCACGAGGCTTATCCTTCCCAAAGCAAATTTACCAGCAACCACAGCACTTGGAAGTCTTTCCTCCAGTATGAGGATTAAGGCATTTTACTGTGGAGCAAATGTTATTATGCCTGATGTCACTTCTGAAATATATAGAAATCTCTATGAAATATATCCGGGCAAAACTCAAGGTAAAAACTCTTACTCATACTGGAAAGACACTCTTAAGAGCGTAGGAAGAGATGTTTCATAA